A single Chloroflexota bacterium DNA region contains:
- a CDS encoding DUF3052 family protein, producing MERRYTTPLIDKLGVRPAARVAIAGVDDDEFRRLLAERTADVVELGSDEAPPPDTDVIFLAADDARALARLPALRASLVPNGAIWVVSRKGRAATLRDVDVIDAARAAGLIDNKVASFSTTHTALRLVIPRHLRPRPATSGRRATPDGSGPAVSPRRGVSAPLRRR from the coding sequence ATGGAACGTCGCTACACGACGCCGCTCATCGACAAGCTCGGCGTGCGCCCGGCCGCCCGGGTGGCGATCGCCGGCGTCGACGACGACGAGTTCCGGCGGCTCCTCGCCGAGCGGACCGCGGACGTCGTCGAGCTCGGCTCGGACGAGGCGCCACCGCCGGACACGGACGTCATCTTCCTCGCCGCCGACGACGCTCGAGCGCTCGCCCGCCTCCCAGCCCTCCGCGCCTCTCTCGTGCCGAACGGCGCGATCTGGGTCGTCTCGCGGAAGGGCAGGGCGGCGACGCTCCGCGACGTCGACGTGATCGACGCGGCGCGGGCCGCCGGCCTCATCGACAACAAGGTCGCGAGCTTCTCGACGACCCACACGGCGCTCCGTCTCGTGATCCCGCGCCACCTTCGGCCGCGTCCGGCCACGTCCGGCCGCCGAGCGACTCCGGACGGATCGGGGCCGGCCGTCAGCCCTCGACGCGGAGTGTCCGCTCCACTCCGTCGGCGGTGA
- a CDS encoding type II toxin-antitoxin system VapC family toxin — protein sequence MILIDVNILVYAYHEGAPDHHRFRAWLTSVVEGDEPYGLSELVLSGFLRVATHTRIFSPPSPIDRALGFAAVLRGEPNAVIVSPGARHWDIFERLCIEVGARGNIVPDAYLAALAIESGSEFITTDRDFSRFPGLRWRHPFPA from the coding sequence CTGATCCTCATCGACGTCAACATCCTCGTGTACGCCTATCACGAGGGGGCCCCGGATCACCATCGGTTCCGGGCGTGGTTGACGTCCGTCGTCGAAGGAGACGAGCCCTACGGCCTGTCCGAGCTCGTCCTCAGCGGGTTCCTTCGCGTCGCGACGCACACGCGCATCTTCTCGCCACCGTCGCCGATCGATCGGGCACTCGGATTCGCCGCCGTCCTCCGAGGTGAGCCGAACGCGGTCATCGTGTCACCGGGTGCCCGTCACTGGGACATCTTCGAGCGCCTCTGCATCGAGGTGGGCGCCAGGGGCAACATCGTCCCGGACGCTTACCTCGCCGCCCTCGCGATCGAATCCGGGAGCGAATTCATCACGACCGACCGCGACTTCAGTCGATTCCCGGGCCTCCGCTGGCGCCACCCCTTCCCCGCCTGA
- a CDS encoding metallophosphoesterase, translating to MAKPFRLYICSDIHASERAWRKLLNATRANVYKVDAVLIAGDLTGKALVPIVEDPAGTWTATVLGSRRVARTEPALADLERSIADLGYYGTRVSPTEQAAMDSDPAVVRRHFEEQISRRVREWMTLAAERLDGSKIPVYLMPGNDDDFEIDAVLADSAYAKNVNEQVVDLTPWHQLVSMGWSSPTPWSTPRELPEEEFLDRLSGLFRGVRDPRKTVMMTHVPPYDSGLDTAPLLSPDLQPTISAGDVLRGPVGSTGVRRAIESFRPVLGVHGHIHESGGERRIGDTVCVNAGSEAAHGILRGYLIDLTADGVERTLRVEG from the coding sequence ATGGCGAAACCGTTCCGGCTCTACATCTGCAGCGATATCCACGCCTCCGAACGGGCGTGGCGGAAGCTCCTCAACGCGACGCGGGCGAACGTCTACAAGGTGGACGCCGTCCTCATCGCCGGCGACCTCACGGGCAAGGCCCTCGTGCCGATCGTCGAGGACCCGGCCGGGACGTGGACGGCGACCGTCCTCGGATCGCGGCGCGTCGCCCGCACGGAGCCGGCGCTGGCCGACCTCGAACGCTCCATCGCCGACCTCGGCTACTACGGCACGCGCGTCTCACCCACCGAGCAGGCCGCGATGGATTCCGACCCGGCGGTCGTGCGGCGCCATTTCGAGGAGCAGATCTCGCGTCGGGTCCGCGAGTGGATGACGCTCGCGGCCGAGCGCCTCGACGGCTCGAAGATCCCGGTCTACCTCATGCCCGGCAACGACGACGACTTCGAGATCGACGCCGTCCTCGCCGACTCCGCGTACGCGAAGAACGTGAACGAGCAGGTCGTCGATCTCACCCCTTGGCACCAGCTCGTCAGCATGGGCTGGTCGTCGCCGACGCCGTGGTCGACGCCGCGCGAGCTGCCGGAGGAGGAGTTCCTCGATCGATTGTCGGGGCTGTTCCGCGGCGTCCGCGATCCGCGGAAGACGGTGATGATGACCCACGTCCCGCCGTACGATTCCGGGCTCGACACGGCGCCGCTCCTCTCGCCGGACCTCCAGCCGACGATCAGCGCGGGCGACGTCCTCCGCGGCCCCGTGGGCTCGACCGGCGTGCGGCGAGCGATCGAGTCGTTCCGGCCGGTCCTCGGGGTCCATGGCCACATCCACGAATCGGGCGGCGAACGGCGCATCGGGGACACGGTCTGCGTCAACGCCGGCTCCGAGGCGGCCCACGGCATCCTCCGCGGCTACCTCATCGACCTCACCGCCGACGGAGTGGAGCGGACACTCCGCGTCGAGGGCTGA
- a CDS encoding carbon-nitrogen hydrolase family protein, whose translation MGATVGEPSRNLATVRRYADRAARAGAELVVFPECFAQGYSLRPAVLALAEELDGPIATALGEIARHADIALVVGFIERNPSPPDRPFNTALVVGRDGRRLGAYRKTHLFDGEHGAFAPGDRYPVIPVPLRADRPPLRVGVAICADIEYPEVARLLTLGGADLIAVPSADMEPYRVQQAANLMSRAIENNVHVALANTVERRATVTFFGGSGIAAPDGTLVSAGYDRPRLVVATLSAAAVERSGGPGSYLRSRRIETYADLLASPPAGA comes from the coding sequence GTGGGCGCGACCGTCGGCGAGCCGTCCCGCAACCTCGCGACAGTCCGCCGCTATGCGGACCGGGCGGCCCGGGCAGGGGCCGAGCTCGTCGTCTTCCCGGAGTGCTTCGCCCAGGGCTACTCGCTGCGACCGGCGGTCCTCGCTCTCGCGGAGGAGCTCGACGGGCCCATCGCGACCGCGCTCGGGGAGATCGCCCGGCACGCCGACATCGCGCTCGTCGTCGGGTTCATCGAGCGGAACCCGAGCCCCCCGGACCGGCCGTTCAACACCGCGCTCGTCGTGGGCCGCGACGGCCGCCGGCTCGGGGCCTACCGGAAGACCCACCTCTTCGACGGCGAGCACGGCGCGTTCGCCCCCGGCGACCGATATCCGGTGATCCCGGTGCCACTCCGTGCGGACCGGCCGCCCCTCCGCGTCGGCGTCGCGATCTGCGCCGACATCGAATATCCCGAGGTCGCCCGGCTGCTCACCCTCGGCGGCGCGGACCTCATCGCCGTGCCCTCCGCGGACATGGAGCCGTATCGTGTCCAGCAGGCGGCGAACCTCATGAGTCGGGCGATCGAGAACAACGTCCATGTCGCCCTGGCCAACACCGTCGAACGCCGCGCGACGGTGACGTTCTTCGGAGGCAGCGGCATCGCCGCGCCGGACGGGACGCTCGTCTCCGCCGGCTACGATCGGCCGCGGCTGGTCGTCGCGACCCTGAGCGCGGCGGCGGTCGAGCGGTCCGGCGGACCGGGCTCGTACCTCCGGTCCCGGCGGATCGAGACATACGCCGACCTCCTCGCGTCCCCGCCAGCCGGAGCATGA
- a CDS encoding acetoin utilization protein AcuC, with translation MAGDDPLLVFGRRSTTYDFGPGHPLTPERFGPGIDLLRAVGAEPGLAPEPATDDELARCHDRRYIATVRAFADDPDRPLAAGIGPGGDDPPFLGMHDAAAAVAGGSLAAMAAILDGRTAHAFHPGGGLHHAMRDRASGFCIYDDPALAIDLARRAGQRVLYVDLDVHHGDGVEAIHAADPGVLTLSIHESGRTLFPMTGLVEPPPGAAPGSVVNVPLEAFTGADVWLEAVERIVPLAAERFRPDVVVSQHGADSHAWDPLAHLRVTTTAMGAAARIVDAIAHRYAAGRWLATGGGGYDIHRVVPRAWALVWLAGAHRVVAPGTATPETWRARWAAEAERFGTPELPATLEDDPAVGASVDRRSKLADDASRRVIAEVVARLERLT, from the coding sequence GTGGCAGGCGACGATCCGCTCCTGGTCTTCGGGCGGCGCTCGACGACGTACGACTTCGGGCCCGGCCACCCGCTGACCCCGGAGCGGTTCGGGCCGGGGATCGACCTGCTGCGGGCTGTGGGCGCAGAGCCCGGGCTCGCGCCCGAACCGGCCACCGACGACGAGCTCGCCCGCTGTCACGACCGGCGGTACATCGCGACGGTCCGCGCCTTCGCCGACGATCCGGATCGCCCGCTGGCGGCGGGGATCGGCCCGGGCGGTGACGATCCGCCGTTCCTCGGGATGCACGACGCGGCGGCCGCGGTCGCCGGCGGCTCGCTGGCGGCGATGGCAGCGATCCTCGACGGCCGCACGGCGCACGCGTTCCATCCGGGCGGCGGCCTCCACCACGCGATGCGCGACCGCGCGTCCGGGTTCTGCATCTACGACGATCCGGCCCTCGCCATCGACCTCGCCCGACGGGCGGGACAGCGGGTCCTCTACGTCGACCTGGACGTCCATCACGGCGACGGCGTCGAGGCGATCCATGCCGCCGATCCTGGCGTCCTGACCCTCTCGATCCATGAGTCGGGCCGGACGCTGTTCCCGATGACCGGGTTGGTCGAGCCGCCACCCGGCGCGGCACCCGGATCCGTCGTCAACGTCCCGCTCGAGGCGTTCACCGGCGCCGACGTCTGGCTCGAGGCCGTCGAGCGGATCGTCCCCCTCGCCGCGGAGCGCTTCCGACCGGACGTCGTCGTGAGCCAGCACGGCGCGGACAGCCACGCCTGGGACCCGCTTGCGCACCTTCGAGTGACGACGACCGCGATGGGTGCGGCCGCCCGTATCGTCGATGCGATCGCCCACCGGTACGCCGCCGGCCGCTGGCTTGCGACGGGCGGCGGGGGATACGACATCCATCGGGTCGTGCCGCGGGCATGGGCGCTCGTCTGGCTCGCCGGCGCGCATCGGGTGGTCGCGCCCGGGACCGCCACACCCGAGACATGGCGTGCCCGCTGGGCCGCCGAAGCGGAGCGGTTCGGGACCCCGGAGCTGCCGGCGACGCTCGAGGACGATCCCGCGGTCGGCGCCTCGGTCGATCGCCGGTCGAAGCTGGCCGACGACGCCTCGCGCCGGGTCATCGCCGAGGTCGTCGCGCGCCTCGAGCGGCTCACCTGA
- a CDS encoding APC family permease: MAAPQSGRALFTRQSSGLVREVSVVNALFFNTAAFIGVGLGWYPVFYSLAGISVGTYAGFTTYGWAALIVGAFSVLLALIFASLTSVMPRSGGDYVFTSRIVPRVGPFLGWMESWTLAFSSLAIIAFEVPIVVQNLQITGRIIGLGTGSSFFGGANSWFTDDTGLITGVPGFIAALIVLALVAVIVFQPTRRFHRIVTTLALLSLAAGVLMFVLGLTAIDPATFAANLPGVAGGVTVDQLAAAADKANLIDHGAGLNLDPAVFSFMAGILLFQYIGFQYSAYIAGEVRGNVRRSILIAMLGALAIAVFMNSVYTDFIAARLGINGQVGWGAAWWGFVTQPALPLGQPNSMPLMGVIANPGLWPIWALISLAVTVFPFLLCPVYIVFLSRVQLAWSLDRQVPEWFGTVSERLRAPANAILAALVVAVLFAAFQNFPLLNYIPGASGLSPTGKLNLVATAWFGILAGGLTWIMPGVNAVLVRFTRPDLVRDAPYAFALPFLGIVWLVFAVVLYWYAGILPIWNNITGQGSDALAYLNKQGVTFVVIVVVVGVAIYVVQSLRNRAHGIDTRLMYRELPPD, from the coding sequence ATGGCCGCGCCACAAAGTGGTCGTGCGCTCTTCACGAGACAGTCGTCGGGGCTCGTCCGTGAGGTCAGCGTCGTCAACGCGCTGTTCTTCAACACGGCGGCATTCATCGGGGTGGGTCTCGGCTGGTATCCGGTCTTCTACTCGCTCGCCGGGATCAGCGTCGGGACGTACGCGGGCTTCACCACCTACGGCTGGGCAGCGCTCATCGTGGGTGCTTTCTCCGTCCTCCTCGCGCTCATCTTCGCGTCCCTCACGAGCGTCATGCCGCGGTCCGGCGGCGACTACGTGTTCACGAGCCGGATCGTCCCCAGGGTCGGGCCGTTCCTCGGCTGGATGGAGAGCTGGACGCTCGCCTTCAGCTCGCTCGCGATCATCGCCTTCGAAGTTCCCATCGTCGTCCAGAACCTCCAGATCACCGGCCGGATCATCGGCCTCGGGACGGGGAGCAGCTTCTTCGGCGGGGCGAACAGCTGGTTCACGGACGACACCGGCCTGATCACCGGCGTGCCGGGGTTCATCGCGGCCCTCATCGTCCTCGCCCTCGTGGCGGTCATCGTCTTCCAGCCGACGCGGCGCTTCCACCGCATCGTCACGACGCTCGCCCTGCTCAGCCTCGCGGCCGGCGTCCTCATGTTCGTCCTCGGTCTGACGGCGATCGACCCGGCGACATTCGCCGCGAACCTGCCCGGCGTGGCCGGTGGCGTGACGGTCGACCAGCTGGCGGCGGCCGCCGACAAGGCGAATCTCATCGACCACGGCGCGGGCCTCAATCTCGACCCGGCGGTCTTCAGCTTCATGGCCGGCATCCTCCTCTTCCAGTACATCGGCTTCCAGTACAGCGCCTACATCGCCGGCGAGGTCCGCGGCAATGTCCGGCGGAGCATCCTCATCGCGATGCTCGGCGCGCTGGCGATCGCGGTCTTCATGAACTCGGTGTACACGGACTTCATCGCCGCCCGCCTCGGCATCAACGGCCAGGTCGGCTGGGGCGCCGCCTGGTGGGGATTCGTGACGCAGCCCGCCCTCCCGCTCGGCCAGCCGAACTCGATGCCGCTCATGGGCGTCATCGCGAACCCCGGCCTGTGGCCGATCTGGGCCCTCATCAGCCTCGCCGTGACGGTCTTCCCGTTCCTCCTCTGCCCGGTCTACATCGTGTTCCTCTCGCGGGTGCAGCTCGCCTGGAGCCTCGATCGCCAGGTGCCGGAGTGGTTCGGGACGGTGTCGGAGCGGCTCCGCGCGCCGGCCAACGCGATCCTCGCCGCCCTGGTCGTGGCGGTCCTCTTCGCGGCGTTCCAGAACTTCCCGCTCCTCAACTACATCCCCGGAGCGAGCGGCCTCTCGCCGACCGGCAAGCTCAACCTCGTCGCGACCGCGTGGTTCGGCATCCTCGCCGGCGGCCTGACGTGGATCATGCCGGGCGTCAACGCCGTGCTCGTGCGGTTCACCCGGCCGGACCTCGTCCGGGACGCGCCGTACGCGTTCGCCCTGCCGTTCCTCGGCATCGTCTGGCTCGTGTTCGCCGTCGTCCTCTACTGGTACGCCGGGATCCTGCCGATCTGGAACAACATCACCGGCCAGGGTTCCGACGCCCTCGCCTACCTGAACAAGCAGGGCGTGACGTTCGTCGTCATCGTCGTCGTCGTCGGCGTCGCGATCTATGTCGTCCAGTCGCTCCGCAACCGGGCGCACGGCATCGACACGCGCCTCATGTACCGGGAGCTCCCGCCGGACTGA
- a CDS encoding DUF2191 domain-containing protein gives MRTTVKIEDRLLVEAKAQAVASGRTLNAVVEDALRESMGRRAGDRRSQPVALPTFPGATLRPGVDLDDTAGLVDLMDGADS, from the coding sequence ATGAGGACCACGGTCAAGATCGAGGATCGGTTGCTGGTGGAGGCAAAGGCACAGGCCGTTGCCTCCGGCCGGACGCTCAACGCGGTCGTCGAAGACGCGCTCCGGGAATCGATGGGGCGGCGTGCCGGTGATCGTCGCTCGCAGCCGGTCGCCCTGCCGACATTCCCGGGCGCAACGCTCCGTCCCGGTGTCGACCTCGACGACACGGCGGGCCTGGTCGATCTGATGGATGGAGCGGACTCCTGA
- a CDS encoding DoxX family membrane protein, with protein MENPWVSPPKEIDPALTVIFWALFIVVTLLLFEDRKQPQAEEVEVEGPAFTRYLFSNTRAGLLWLPIRIFVGFEWAVAGWEKLTGSGWVDGGAPLLGYWNRAVAIPATGRPPITFDWYRTFLQVLIDNHAQGWFAWLIAVGELAVGVGLLVGALVGVAAFFGIVMNMSYMLAGTTSTNPVMFALAIGLILAWRVAGHYGVDRWLLPRLGVPWRAKVATTQPARGVASAT; from the coding sequence ATGGAGAATCCGTGGGTCAGCCCGCCGAAGGAGATCGATCCGGCGCTGACGGTGATCTTCTGGGCACTCTTCATCGTCGTCACACTCCTCCTGTTCGAGGACCGCAAGCAGCCTCAGGCGGAGGAGGTGGAGGTCGAGGGCCCGGCCTTCACCCGCTATCTCTTCAGCAACACTCGCGCGGGCCTGCTGTGGCTGCCGATCCGGATCTTCGTCGGCTTCGAGTGGGCCGTCGCTGGCTGGGAGAAGCTCACCGGCAGCGGCTGGGTGGACGGCGGCGCGCCGCTCCTCGGGTACTGGAATCGTGCGGTCGCGATCCCGGCGACCGGTCGACCGCCGATCACGTTCGACTGGTACCGCACGTTCCTGCAGGTCCTCATCGACAACCACGCGCAGGGGTGGTTCGCATGGCTCATCGCGGTCGGCGAGCTCGCCGTGGGCGTCGGCCTCCTCGTCGGGGCGCTCGTCGGCGTGGCGGCGTTCTTCGGCATCGTCATGAACATGTCGTACATGCTCGCCGGCACGACGTCGACGAACCCCGTCATGTTCGCCCTCGCCATCGGGCTCATCCTCGCCTGGCGGGTCGCCGGCCACTACGGCGTGGACCGCTGGCTCCTGCCGCGGCTCGGCGTTCCATGGCGGGCGAAGGTCGCGACCACGCAGCCGGCTCGAGGTGTCGCCTCCGCGACCTGA
- a CDS encoding thioredoxin domain-containing protein, producing the protein MTDAHDGSDRPTNRLAGETSPYLLQHSHNPVDWYPWGPEALESARALDQPIFLSIGYAACHWCHVMERESFEDEATAADLRRDFVAIKVDREERPDLDAVYMAAVQAMTGGGGWPMSVFLTPDGHPFYGGTYFPPEPRHGLPGFRQVLAGVAAAWRDRRAELEASGQRLVQAIVESRMPVAADPGLGPDRQVLEAAVATLQGSFDARRGGWGGAPRFPPSMTIAFLLRRSAGPDGRPGSDPDAMAMARRTLDAMAAGGIHDQLGGGFHRYATDAGWLVPHFEQMLYDNALLADAYLDAWRLTGEPAYRGVAFGVLDFIARDLRRSDGTFAASLDADTLGVEGATFTWAAAEIGAALGDEAALFAAAYGVTEGGNWEGRTILSRVRDDAELAERFGRPEAEVAERLAAARAELFVQRSRRPQPARDDKALTAWNGLAIGAFARAAAAVDAPERATRYRDLATTAATALLAGVRDSDGRIRRSWKDGRATADGVLEDHADLAAGLLALYEATFDERWFVAARDLADAILDRFADPEGGFFDTAADAEALIARPKELQDNAVPSGGAMSTTVLLRLAALTGEGRYRDAADAALRGVVPVAPRHPSFFGQWLVAIDLSLAAVAEVAIVGSPVAPETVALVDVARRGLRPHLVLAVGLDPPSSAVPLLQGRFALHDRATAFVCRDFACRQPVHEPAALAALLLE; encoded by the coding sequence ATGACCGACGCCCACGACGGTTCCGATCGCCCGACGAACCGACTCGCCGGCGAGACGAGCCCGTACCTCCTCCAGCATTCCCACAATCCCGTCGACTGGTATCCGTGGGGCCCGGAGGCGCTCGAGTCGGCACGCGCGCTGGACCAGCCGATCTTCCTCTCGATCGGCTACGCCGCCTGCCACTGGTGCCACGTGATGGAGCGCGAGTCGTTCGAGGACGAGGCGACGGCGGCCGACCTTCGCCGCGACTTCGTCGCGATCAAGGTGGACCGCGAGGAGCGCCCGGACCTCGACGCCGTGTACATGGCCGCCGTCCAGGCGATGACCGGCGGCGGTGGCTGGCCGATGAGCGTCTTCCTCACTCCCGACGGTCACCCGTTCTACGGCGGGACGTACTTCCCGCCGGAGCCGCGCCACGGCCTGCCGGGTTTCCGCCAGGTCCTCGCGGGCGTGGCTGCCGCATGGCGCGATCGTCGAGCGGAGCTCGAGGCGTCCGGCCAGCGGCTCGTCCAGGCGATCGTCGAGTCGCGGATGCCCGTCGCCGCGGACCCGGGATTGGGGCCGGATCGCCAGGTGCTCGAGGCCGCCGTCGCGACGCTGCAGGGGTCGTTCGATGCCCGCCGCGGTGGCTGGGGCGGCGCCCCCAGGTTCCCGCCCTCCATGACGATCGCGTTCCTCCTCCGGCGATCGGCCGGTCCCGACGGTCGGCCGGGCTCGGACCCCGATGCCATGGCGATGGCCCGGCGGACGCTCGATGCGATGGCGGCCGGCGGCATCCACGATCAGCTCGGCGGTGGATTCCATCGCTATGCCACGGACGCCGGCTGGCTCGTCCCGCACTTCGAGCAGATGCTCTACGACAACGCGCTCCTCGCGGACGCATACCTCGACGCGTGGCGCCTCACGGGGGAGCCGGCCTATCGCGGTGTCGCGTTCGGCGTGCTCGACTTCATCGCCCGCGACCTGCGGAGATCGGACGGCACGTTCGCGGCGAGCCTCGATGCCGACACGCTCGGCGTCGAGGGCGCGACCTTCACCTGGGCCGCGGCGGAGATCGGGGCCGCGCTCGGCGACGAGGCCGCCCTGTTCGCTGCGGCGTACGGCGTGACGGAGGGCGGCAACTGGGAGGGCCGCACGATCCTTTCGCGAGTGCGGGACGACGCAGAGCTCGCGGAGCGGTTCGGACGTCCTGAGGCGGAGGTCGCCGAGCGGCTCGCTGCCGCCCGCGCCGAACTGTTCGTGCAGCGCTCACGGCGCCCCCAGCCGGCCCGTGACGACAAGGCGCTCACCGCCTGGAACGGCCTCGCCATCGGAGCGTTCGCCCGCGCGGCCGCCGCGGTCGACGCACCTGAACGGGCAACGCGCTATCGCGACCTCGCGACCACGGCCGCGACGGCGCTCCTCGCCGGCGTCCGCGACTCGGACGGTCGGATCCGGCGGTCGTGGAAGGACGGTCGGGCGACGGCGGACGGCGTCCTCGAGGATCACGCCGACCTCGCGGCGGGGCTGCTCGCGCTCTACGAAGCCACGTTCGACGAGCGCTGGTTCGTCGCCGCACGCGACCTGGCCGACGCGATCCTCGACCGCTTCGCCGACCCGGAGGGTGGCTTTTTCGACACCGCGGCGGACGCCGAGGCGCTCATCGCCCGGCCGAAGGAGCTCCAGGACAACGCCGTCCCGTCCGGCGGGGCGATGTCGACGACCGTGCTCCTGCGGCTCGCTGCCCTGACGGGCGAGGGGCGCTATCGCGACGCGGCGGACGCCGCCCTCCGCGGCGTGGTCCCGGTCGCGCCGCGGCATCCGTCGTTCTTCGGCCAGTGGCTCGTCGCGATCGACCTCTCCCTCGCGGCGGTGGCCGAGGTGGCGATCGTCGGATCGCCGGTGGCGCCGGAAACGGTGGCCCTCGTGGACGTCGCTCGACGCGGTCTGCGCCCGCACCTCGTGCTCGCCGTGGGCCTCGATCCCCCGTCGAGCGCCGTGCCGCTGCTCCAGGGCCGCTTCGCACTCCACGATCGAGCGACCGCGTTCGTGTGCCGAGACTTCGCCTGCCGCCAGCCGGTCCACGAACCCGCGGCGCTCGCCGCCCTTCTGCTTGAGTAG